The following DNA comes from Novosphingobium sp. PP1Y.
CCGCGAACACCCGCTGCTTTCCGCGACGCTCCCGGCCTATGGCGGGCAGAGCGGCGCGCGCATCCAGCTCGTCGGGCCGCCGGCCACGCGTGCCAACTGGGCACTGGCGATCCGTCGCCATCGCCTGCTGGAACTGCCGCTCGACGCCTACGATCGCGGGCCGATCCCGGCCCCTGTCGAAGAAGCGATGCCCGATCCGCTGGGCCAGCCGATCGCGTTCCTGCGCGAAGCGATCCGTCGCCGCCGCACGATCCTGATTTCGGGCGGAACCTCGACCGGCAAGACGACCTTCCTCAACGCCATGCTGTCCGAAATTCCCGCGCATGAACGCGTCGTCCTCGTCGAGGATACCGCGGAACTGCGCCTGCCCGGCGCGAACGGCGTGGGCCTGATTGCGGTGAAGGGCGAACTGGGCGAGGCCAAGGTCTCGGCCAACGACCTGCTGCAGGCCGCGCTGCGCCTGCGCCCGGACCGCATCGTCCTGGGCGAACTGCGCGGCAACGAGACGGTGAGCTTCCTGCGCGCGATCAACACCGGCCACCCCGGTTCGTTTTCGACCGTCCACGCCAATTCGCCGCGCGGTGCGCTGGAGCAGATCGCGCTGATGTCGATGCAGACCGGCATCGGCCTGACCCGCGCCGAGACGCTGGAATATGCAGCTTCGGTGATCGACATCGTTGTCCAGCTCGACCGGCGCGAAGGCAAGCGCGGCATCAGCATGATCGCCGAGAGCCAGACGCTGGTGCATTGAATTTCGCGGCCGGTGCCGGTCGTGATCCGTCTCTGACCTGCCGGTATCTCAGCTCGCGGCGAGCGCCTGCGTCTCGTTGCGACCGCAAACCATGACGCTCCATTCCAGCTTGAGCCATTCGGCCAGCGCGCGCAGGTCTTTGCCGATTCCGGCGCTGTAGAGTGCCTGTACCGTTTCATCGAGCGAGAGCACGAGGCGGCCCCCTTCGAGGGTGAGCGAGCTGTGTTCCAACGCCAGCGGCGTGCAGCCGGTGAGGCGGCGGCACAGGCGCACGGCAAGGCCCCAGGTGATGCCGCGGTCGAGGTCGCTGCGGTCGGCGAGCTTGCAGAACTGCTCGGGAATTTCGGTCAGGCCCGAATTGGCAAAGACGGTCATGGCCATCATGGCGCGCCCGCGCTTGTCGAGGCCGATCCAGCGCTTGCGCAGCGCCCAGGTCATGGCTTCCTCGGTGCGCATGTTGGGCTCGGTACGCATGGCCGCCAGCGCGAGCAGGGTGGAAGCCTTGCGCAGATTGCCTTCGCCGGGGGCGTCCTCGCAAACCTGCGCGGTCCACGCGGTCACGGCCGCGGCGGCCTTGGGCGAGGCGAAAGCGCTGCGGGCAAAGCCGCTCACGCTCGCCAGCATCGGGTCCTGGGCCTTCATCTCGTCCGGCAGGTGCTGGAACAGCAGCCCTTCGCGCAGGCCC
Coding sequences within:
- the virB11 gene encoding P-type DNA transfer ATPase VirB11, which translates into the protein MADVLPLQPDRAAPVSEFEAELDPQLPRSVYLDAYLAPLRHWLDRETVTEILVNRPGEVWVEDAAHPGMQRIALPEMDSRLLQRLAEQVARISHQGINREHPLLSATLPAYGGQSGARIQLVGPPATRANWALAIRRHRLLELPLDAYDRGPIPAPVEEAMPDPLGQPIAFLREAIRRRRTILISGGTSTGKTTFLNAMLSEIPAHERVVLVEDTAELRLPGANGVGLIAVKGELGEAKVSANDLLQAALRLRPDRIVLGELRGNETVSFLRAINTGHPGSFSTVHANSPRGALEQIALMSMQTGIGLTRAETLEYAASVIDIVVQLDRREGKRGISMIAESQTLVH